CGATTCCCACCAGCCCTTGGAGCAGTCTCAACAGAGAAGAACGCAGGAACTGTTGATTGGTGGTTCTTAACGGTGGATCCAGTCTAGGAGGAATCTTTTAAAACTACAGATGCGTGATCCTCACCGCAGACCAAAAGAATCAGAATATCAGGAAGGGGGCTGGGCATCTACATACATCTTCTTCGCAgtgtcccaggtgattctgaagtgGAGCTCACGTTAAGGGCTAAACCTTATCACTGTACATTTCCCATAAGTCCTTGGGACGCTATCAGAGGAGAAAGGGGTAGATGGATTACAGTCCCTATAGTCACTGGGCTCCGCCTAAGCAAGAAAGGTCAAAAATAACACCCATGGGAGTCTGGGGACAAATTCAAAATTAAGAATCTTAATTCCCAAGATGCCCCTGAGAATTGCGaggttagagaaaaaaaaaaaaagccctcggGGCCACTTAGCGGAACGTAAGACGCTATGGAACCCCCGAGACGGTGAAGTCCAAGGCGGGAGCCGCTTAAGGCTGTGGAGCATCTTGGGAGTTGTAGTTCCAGTGCCGTTGAGAATGAGAGACTCCGCACCCTAGAAAACCTGATCCTAGGCTGCGTTGCTCTCACCCTTGGTCCTCCCCAGGCCCCTTGTGATCCCCGGAAGAGGGATCGGTCTCACCTGCGGTCCATCCCGCAGCTACCTCGCCGATTCCGCCTGCTCTGCTCGGTCACCGGACTCACTCGGAGCGCATCTTTGTCGCTTAGCAATGCCCTATCAGTCCCGCCCCTCTCTGGGACTGCAGGCGGGGGAAGAGAGCGGCCTCCAAGGCGACGAAtgataggaaaataaaagtaattggACGGTGGCCAAAGGGAGCTGTCTCACAATTGGTTGGCTGTAACGTGAATGAGAGAGCATGTTTAATTGGAGAACCGTAGCGAGCTGCAGTAATTGGCAAGTCCGTGGACCAATGGAAAGGAGCTGAGACTGGGCTCGCGGTTAGGAAGGGTTCCAATGTACTCTTGCTTTCCTGTACTCGTGTATTCTGGCCACTCCCCCTCTTGCTGCGTAAATCTCATCCAGATTTCAGTCTAACTACGGCTTTTCCCGTTGCAGGGGCAGTAAGGGCGTCTATGCCCTCTCTAACCGCCGTCCTTCCATCAGTCCAGCAGCCGACCAGTCCCACCCCGTCATTCTAAGCACTTCCGTCTTGCTCCAGGAGCAGCTGGTTGCGCCAGATGCCAGGCCTGGGCTCCTGGCCGAGGTGGCTGGATCAAAATGAGCTATTTTGGGCCCCGGCGCGCTGCCCCAGAGGGGCCAGCCTGGACTGTTCTTGCCCGCGCCCCCTGGCCGCTGCTCACCTGGCAGACCCCGCTGTCCTGTGCACCCGAGGCTGAGTCAGACGCACAGAATTAGGCCCGGCTTAGGCTGGGACCAGGGCCCTGCTGAGATGGGAGTAGGGTCTGTTCTGTGTCCTCCTGACAGCCTGGCCCAGCTACCGCATTCCCTGTACCCAGGAATCTGCTCCTAAAACCGCCATCTGCGTCATCCTCAGAGCGCCTTTGGGGCGGGGGTGGATTAAAGGGACTGGGAATTCTTTGGTGGGTTTCTCAGGCCGTGGATCCCAAACGCCACGCTTGCACCCCACTCTGGCAAGGCTCCGCCTCCTCAGCTTTAGTTTTCCTTTCGGAAAATTGGGGAATGATACCTCCCTGGCATTCAGCAAGCGCTTAATAAATGTCCAAGTCATTGTTGGGCTGTCTAAATAAGGCTCTATTAATGGCCGGCTCTGGCCGCAGTCCCAACGTCCCCGGGCGGCCCGCCGAGGGGCGGACACAGAGCGTACTATAAAGCAGCGGCGGCACCCGCTGGGGCACTGCGAAGCCTAGGGCGGCGGCGGAGCACGATGGAGATCCCGGTGCCTGTGCAGCCGTCTTGGTTGCGCCGCGCCTCGGCCCCGTTGCCCGGGCTTTCGGCACCCGGGCGCCTCTTCGACCAGCGCTTCGGCGAGGGGCTGCTGGAGGCCGAGCTGGCTGCACTCTGCCCCGCCGCGCTGGCCCCCTACTACTTGCGCGCACCCAGCGTGGCGCTGCCTACCGCCCAGgtgccaggcctgggggaggggcggtaACCCGTCTACTTCCAAGGCTGGGGTCCCCGGTCACCCTGAGGGGGGTGAAGGAATGTCCCTTGACTTTGAGTGGGCCAGGCTTCCGGAGTTCCCTGAGTATGGATTCTCGGAGTTCAGGTTACTGAAAGGGGTGGGAGGTCCCCGTCAGTCTGAGGAGGGTCTCAGCTTCGAGAGGGAGTGTAAGGGCTGGGTCAGTAACTGGGTGGGGGCGGTCACTCTGAGGGAAGTCTTGGTGATTCTGAAGGAGGCTGGGGACCCAGGGAATCTGGGAAAAACGGGGAGCCCAGTCATTCTGAAGGGCGTGGGGTTCCCAGTGCCTCTCGAGGGGAGGGAATATTTTGTTATTCCTGAGGAAGAGAGTTTGGAGACTGTGGTGACTCTGTCTCCTGGAGaggtagaggggagggagggtcctGTGACTTGAGAAAGGGGGGTCTGGCCACTCAGAAGTGGGGGAGGAGTACTGGTAACTACTGAGGGCTCAAGCAATCCCGTGACTCGAGTGGGAGGGTAGAAAGGGGAAACTGTGGGAGGAGGCATCTTGACGATTTCTGGCGGGGGTGGCGCAGTAAGGGCCCCTGGGGCTCTGAGGGGAAGGGGGCTGAGCAGTGTTCAGAAGGACACGCTGACTACAGCGTTGCTGACACTGGGGGAGAGGGCAGGCCTTACCCCGTGAGGACGGAGGTTCCTGACCTTGCAGGGTAAGGGGGCCTCATCACTCTGGTTGAGAGGGGAATCCCGGTGGCCACAAGGGGAGGGATGATCCCAGTTATTCTGGGCGAAGAGGTCCTCGGTGGCTACGTGTAGGAAAGGGGACGCCCCAGTTCCAGAGGCCAGGAACAGCTGCAGCACCGGAACCAACGGAGAACCAAGGGGAGGGGCCTTTCTGGGTCCCCGGAGCCTCGCCCCGCCCAATGACTATCGGGCTGTGCGCAGGTATCGACCGACCCCGGGCATTTCTCGGTGCTGCTGGATGTGAAGCACTTCTCACCGGAGGAAATCGCCGTCAAGGTGGTTGGCGACCACGTGGAGGTGCACGCGCGCCACGAGGAGCGCCCGGTGAGCCcgctggcgggggcggggccagaACAAGTACGCGGGATCCGCAGGCCGGAGGGGCGGGGCATCTACAGGGGATGGGCCGAGCCGCTCAAGCCTCTTTCCCTCCAGGATGAGCACGGATACATCGCGCGCGAGTTTCACCGCCGCTACCGCTTGCCGCCTGGCGTGGACCCTGCGGCCGTGACGTCCGCGCTGTCCCCTGAGGGCGTCCTTTCCATCCAGGCCGCACCTGCTCCGGCCCAGGCTCCACTGCCGTCGCCGCCAGCGGCTGCCGCCAAGTAGGAGCCAGGGCACGCTTGAACCCTGGGAGCCGCCTGAGGCCCCTCCACCGCACTTTTAAAGCCGACCTGACTCCGCCTAGCCAGATATCCCGAGCGCGCCAAGACTACCCGCCCACCCAATCTGGGATCTGCCTTGAACCTTCCAACCTAGCCTCAGCCTTGATAACCTAGACCTTTCCGCTGACACTCCCTCTCTCACACACTCTCCTGTTTTCAAATCTCCCAACACCTCTCTGGCTTCCAGACCCTACAAGCACAGTCCCTCAGCCTACAGTCTCCCATCCCCACTGACCCCGCTTGGCATAGAACCCCACTCCAAACTCTCTATTTCCTTCTGACTTCTCTAGGAAAACATCTCCACACCCCGTTTCAGTCCCCCCCCCCAAGATTATGGTGTAGACAGACCTGCCCCCACCCTAGGCCTAGGCTAGTCAAGCATAAGTCCCCACTTCCCCTCAAATGTCCCAGACTCTGCACAGACCTCCCACCCTGGACCTTCCTGGCCTGGTCCCCAAGACTCTGGGTCCTTCCCCTCATTCCAACCAGATACTCCACTTCTCCTCACTCTCTCCCCCCAACCCATCTTCTAACTTGAAACCTCAGCCAGCCACCCCCAGACTCTTGAACCCCTTTTCTGACCCCCACCCTTGTACACCTATTCTAGGCCAACCAGGACCCTCAACCTCACACTGTACAGATACCCACCCCATCTCCTCAGAGTCTACACGGATGTCCTAGGCCCCTACGCCCAGCTCTAACCAGAACCCCCCAGTCACTGTCTTGACCCCCAAGTCTCCAACCACATATCCACcttccacacccctccccttATTCTCCAAGACCCAAACAAGCAGCCACTTTCTTTGATTCCCCACAGTCTTTCTCTCGCCTCAAATTCCCTGATGCCCCGTCTCCTCACTCCCCCAATAAATGTGCTAGAACTGTGCCAACTGCTTTATGTCTGATCTGGGAAGGATGGGCTGGAGAAAGTGGAGGCCAGTGTGGAGGAGGGGAATGTttattggggtgggggtggggacaggggaaCATCACTGTCGCTCGTACATCTCCCGTAGGATCTTCATGCTTTCTGAGTAACGAAGCTGGTTCCGATGGGATGCCTCCTTCCACCtgcagttggggtggggggaaggcagagggaggacTCAGCAGTTGGAGCACAGGCCACAGGGAACAAGCATTTGGGGGATGCTCACCTCTGGCGGATGCGTTTCCAGCGCTGCATGTTTCGGTAGATGAGTGTGGAGGGTGAGGGCTCAGGCTCAGAGGGCTGCATGGACAGAGAGGCCAGGCTGGGTGGCCACGCCCGAGCCCCACAACTCCTGCCCCATTGCCCCAGGCCGGCCTTGCACACCCACCTCATCATCAGGGGTACCCTGGGTCTCAGGCTGCAGTGGGGATGGAATTCGGGATCTACAGGCATCTCCGGGTGGTCCGGGAGCTGTGGGTGGAGGCAGCTTATACACATCACGACTCTTGCTGTTGGTGACCTCTGAACCCTGAGGATACAGGACCCCACACCAAGCCCAAGAGAGTCAGAGAAGAGGGCCAGGGGCACACATTTCAcacctccttcctttcccagtGACAAAAGACATGAGGGTCTCACCAGGGACCTGTACTTAGGAGTCATGTCTGTCTGCTCCAATGATCCCTGTTTTCTCCTATCCAACCCAGGGATCTCCTCAATTACTCCTGCCCAGCACACAGACCTCCATCTAGGGAGACTTCCATTCCCAGCCCAAGGGGTCCCCATCTGCTCCCCTAGGCCAGGTGGCTACACCTGTTTGCACTAAGAACCCCTGCCCAGTCCCCCAGCTCTTGGGAACCCCTGATCTTGGAGGTCACATCTATTTGCCCAGAGGAAccctgtcccctctccctcccagacCGGATAGCCACGTCTGTCTGCTCTGGGGCACTCCAACCGTTCCCCTGGCCTAAGGGTTCCTATCTGTGTACCTCACCGGATCCAGGAGTTACCCGAGAGACACAGAGACCTATGCTTGTCTATCCCATTAGCTTGGGGGGAAAGTACCTTGCGACTGTCAACCCACTGCCCTCCCTGGCTGCTGGGCGGGGGCCTACCACCCATCCCACCTCCTCATCCTCAGGCAGTGGGGGCAGCGGTGAACTGGGTGAGCGTTCACGCTCGCGCACTGTGGGGCTGTTGCGCATCCAGGCTCGGCAGATCGGGTACAGCGGTGTGTTCTCACTGAACTGAGCCAAGTCCACGCTCCGGTCAAACAGCTTGATCACGTACGAGTCtagggtggtgagagtgggagggGTATGAATATCGTCACGTAGACCGCCATCACTGCCTGCCCTCCAGGGCCACCGACTACTCACTGGATCGCTGTGGCCCTCCCTCGGCCAGCCCCTCATccatctccctcctcttcttcctccgcTGATGGGGGAATCGGGCAGATGGCCTGTGTGGGGAGGGAGAATTTCAGGACCAGGGTGGGGACTGAGGACCTCTCATCAGCTGGCTGGGGCCCCTGCCACCTTACCGTTTGCCGCTGGCCGTGATGGAGCAATCCCTGTGGGGAGAGACAAGGCGTCAGCAGGCTTACCCTTGAACAAATGCCTGCTCAAAACCCCCCAAAGGGCACCCTTGGGGTACTGTGATCAAGCTCATATAGACGCCACCAACTCCTTAGGCCTTGTGTTCCCCCCACATCGGGGCCCGAGGTGGCATCATCAGGGGACCTAAGCTTctgctgccccagggcctttgtacaCGGAGAGTGGTTAGGAGTGTGGTGGAGAAAGCATGGGGCAGGGTGGTCAGGGCTTGGATGAGGAAAGAAGTTATCTACCACAAACCCTCAAACACAGATCCCATCAATAAAACTTACTTGTTGTGGGTGTCTGAGGGGGTCTTCCCAGCTTCCTCATCCAGACGCTCCCTGGTAGCAGAGGAGAACTGTAGGCTCAGGGTTCCAAGGGCCCAGGGTGGGAAGGCACCCAGTGGCCTCATCCATTGGGCCCCTTCCTCCCTAAGCCAGCCTCTGGGGTCCCACCCAGGGCCCCCGACTCCCTATGACCCCATGCTGGGCCAGGTCCCAACCTGTCCATGTGACTCTTCTCCAGCAGACACTGCAGAACAGCATCCAGTTGGTTCCGGGCCTTTGCCATCTCCAACTCTGGGGAAGAGGGTACCGAGGAGTCACTTCCCAGGCCCACGGCAGGTGGGCAGCCACTGGGCCGGGGAAGGGCATGTGTATCCAATCCTTCGGTCAGGCCCAGGCATGCTGGGAGGGTACAGTGGGCAGAGACTACTGAAATGATGAGCAAGAGCTCTGGCTTCCAGGGCTGACCCATATGCTCATGTGTGACCTAAGGTGAATCACCTTACCtcactgagcctgtttcctcatctcgaAAATGGGTCTCCGAATGATATCTACCTGCTAGGACTGTTTTGAGGTTTAAACAAACCTATGTTGTATATGAATCTCTTAGCAGGATGCAATAATAATGAGTAACATATATAgagtgctattattattatgtgccaagcactgttccaaGCACATCACACATATTAACCCATTGAGTTTTCACAATAACCCTGGCAGGTAAATATGatgtttatccccattttaaaaatgatgaaactgaggcacagagatgttaggctacttgcccaaagtcacacagctaggaaatcgCAAGGCTGAGGATTTGCACCCAGGTCATCTGGCTCCACAGCTGAAGTTATAAGGCACGGACTCAAACTGGGTGCAGAATCCAGCTGCCAGATGTGCTCTGTTTGGCTGAGGTAGGTGTGTTATTTTAAATCTGAGTTAAATCTGAATAAGATGACTACATTTAATAATTGGGAGATTTCATCTCAAATACccatttttggctttttttccccccaggaaaTGAGATCTGGGCCCACCTTCCTGCATGCCACAGCCCCTGCCTGGCCCTGTCAGCCTGTGTGTTTGCCTCTCTTCATCACGGAACATAAGTAGGTGATGATGTTATAAATATTCTCCTCTTACTCTTGTGGGGTGTTCACTCTTCTCTTCCAACTAGTAGGAGCTCTGACCCAGCACTCAGAGCCTGGAAGGACACTTGGGGACATGCTTTGCTAGCCCTGAGACTTCCTGAAGAGACCAGGAGACATGACTCAGAGGAGAGACAGGGTGGGGatgcagggctgggggcagctgAGATTCTAGCAAAGAGCCTTGGTTAGGAGCCAAGGTATGGATCATGCCCACCTCTCTTTCCCTAGTCCTTGTTTCTCTCCTGACCCTGGACACTTTCCCCTTGATATCCCCCAGGCTCCTGCCACCTACTGGGTCCCACACTGGCCTCAGTGTCTCTATAAACTTATCCCTTTTCCTGGACCCCCTTCTCAGGTTTATCCACACTGTCACCCcatccctccctgggcctcaacaAGgtcacttctctccctcccccgcccaccccatGGCCTGTCCACTTGGTCCCCTGAGtgtctctcccccctcccccctccctagtCTGCCCACCCGggtcctttccctccctccccctgggctcccagcctcagtctccccttcTAATGAACTCTCCACAAGGTGGCCAGGGGAATCTTCCTAAACCCAAACCTGACCCTGATCCTTCCCTGCTTAGAACCCTCCACGACTCTGCAGTGCCCCCCTGGGGCAGAGTCTGAGTGTTTCAGCCTGGTGTTCACAGGCCTCCATGACCCTGCCTACTCCTTCCTCACCATCATTTTGTTGTGGTCAGGCCCCCTTCACTTTTCCACCCACGATTTTTGGGGCATTTTTTGGCATCTGGGGGGCCGTCTTGTAAAACTCCCTCCTTGGTTCAAAACCCTCCCTtggctccccatttccctcaGAGCAAAAGCCAAAGACCTgacccgccgccccccccccccgcccacttTGCTCTCATCTCCTCACACTTTCTACatcactcactctgctccagccacactggcctccgtGCTGGCCCTTGAACACTCCGGACAAGGCTTTCACCTCTCCGCTGTTTCAAAGCTATTTCCTTTGTCAGATTTGCTGTTCCCTCACTTATCCTCGTCGCtctctccctcacctggcctcacTCCTGATCTCCCTACCTTCTCCTGTTTCGTTTTATTACCACTTATAGCATTTAACATCTCACgtcattttagtattattttgttGTCTGGATTCCATGCCTCTCCCACCACCCTTAACGTGCCAGTCCTGGGTTCCCATCAAGCTTGGCCCCAACCCAAAATGACTTCCTCTCTCTCAgattcagtttccccatctaccACATTTCCCACGTCCTAGGATTACTGGGATACAGTGACTACGAGGATTAAAAGCTTTCCCGTACTTCAGGTGCTCAGCAAATGCTGGACTCATGACCACTGCGAGAAATGGGGAAACGGAGAAAAGAGTCCTTCTTTGAGTCACACGGCTCGGGATCCCCATGTCTTACCGCACCACACCACTGCCTGAGTCACCACCATTCAACCTCAAAGCTATCCTGAACACACATCGGGAGGGTATCAAGGTGGCAGGAATCGCTCGATGCCTGACAGCGATAGTCAGATGGGCTGCGGGGAGAAGTCGCGTAGTCCGCCTTATCGCGATAATGCTGTCTATAGGGACTCCCACACCCTGATCAGTCCGGTGCTCCCCTACAGGCCCCCGACCTCGGGGTCCTCACCTGATTTCTCCACTTTCACCTTCACCGGGAACATGGTTGGGGTCTGGGGTCTGGCTAGCTGGGTCAGAGAAGCCCAAAAGAGCCTACGGTCACAAGTCAAGGCCAGAGGCAGACGGGGAGAAGTCAAAGGTAAGCTTCGTGTGTGGGCAGTCCTCCGCCCTCAGCAGTGTCCGGCCGCGACGGCCGCGGAAGCTGCCACCTCCTTCAGTTCACCTTCTGTGGGCGGGCCCTTCGGCAGTCCCTTGTTTCCATTAGTCAACGCAACCGTCAATCTCGTACCCTGGCCAATTCACAGCTGCCGCTGTCGGTTCCCAGCTCTAAGTCCCACCtttcggggggcgggggggggggtccagGTTTCCGGAAACAAACCAACAATATCCCAGGGCGCTTCCTGGGAGGTGTAGTTCTAGCTCCCGAGACTCAGCCGAAGTAAGGGCGCCTGCGCCGCGCGAGGCACGGTGGGAGACCAAGGATCAGAGCGTCGCGAGGCTGCTTGGCACTTACAGTATTAGAAGCTTTGAGTAACACAAATTTGGCTATTGAACAGGAGTTATTTAACCGTGGGAGTCTCTCTTGGTCCCTAAGAGGAAAACAATTCTGGGGCTAGGCTGGGTTCCCTCTTAACTAAGCACTCACTAGGTGAGTGCCAGCTACCTGTTAAACTCTTTTAACGTGCAGCCTCATTCACTTAGCAAATATTAAGTACCTGAGCCAG
Above is a window of Phocoena sinus isolate mPhoSin1 chromosome 19, mPhoSin1.pri, whole genome shotgun sequence DNA encoding:
- the HSPB6 gene encoding heat shock protein beta-6 isoform X1, translated to MEIPVPVQPSWLRRASAPLPGLSAPGRLFDQRFGEGLLEAELAALCPAALAPYYLRAPSVALPTAQVSTDPGHFSVLLDVKHFSPEEIAVKVVGDHVEVHARHEERPVSPLAGAGPEQVRGIRRPEGRGIYRGWAEPLKPLSLQDEHGYIAREFHRRYRLPPGVDPAAVTSALSPEGVLSIQAAPAPAQAPLPSPPAAAAK
- the HSPB6 gene encoding heat shock protein beta-6 isoform X2 yields the protein MEIPVPVQPSWLRRASAPLPGLSAPGRLFDQRFGEGLLEAELAALCPAALAPYYLRAPSVALPTAQVSTDPGHFSVLLDVKHFSPEEIAVKVVGDHVEVHARHEERPVSPLAGAGPEQDEHGYIAREFHRRYRLPPGVDPAAVTSALSPEGVLSIQAAPAPAQAPLPSPPAAAAK
- the LIN37 gene encoding protein lin-37 homolog isoform X3 translates to MFPVKVKVEKSELEMAKARNQLDAVLQCLLEKSHMDRERLDEEAGKTPSDTHNKDCSITASGKRPSARFPHQRRKKRREMDEGLAEGGPQRSNSYVIKLFDRSVDLAQFSENTPLYPICRAWMRNSPTVRERERSPSSPLPPLPEDEELPDHPEMPVDPEFHPHCSLRPRVPLMMSPLSLSPHPPHSSTETCSAGNASARGGRRHPIGTSFVTQKA
- the LIN37 gene encoding protein lin-37 homolog isoform X2; translation: MFPVKVKVEKSELEMAKARNQLDAVLQCLLEKSHMDRPSARFPHQRRKKRREMDEGLAEGGPQRSNSYVIKLFDRSVDLAQFSENTPLYPICRAWMRNSPTVRERERSPSSPLPPLPEDEEGSEVTNSKSRDVYKLPPPTAPGPPGDACRSRIPSPLQPETQGTPDDEPSEPEPSPSTLIYRNMQRWKRIRQRWKEASHRNQLRYSESMKILREMYERQ
- the LIN37 gene encoding protein lin-37 homolog isoform X1; the protein is MFPVKVKVEKSELEMAKARNQLDAVLQCLLEKSHMDRERLDEEAGKTPSDTHNKDCSITASGKRPSARFPHQRRKKRREMDEGLAEGGPQRSNSYVIKLFDRSVDLAQFSENTPLYPICRAWMRNSPTVRERERSPSSPLPPLPEDEEGSEVTNSKSRDVYKLPPPTAPGPPGDACRSRIPSPLQPETQGTPDDEPSEPEPSPSTLIYRNMQRWKRIRQRWKEASHRNQLRYSESMKILREMYERQ
- the HSPB6 gene encoding heat shock protein beta-6 isoform X3 — protein: MEIPVPVQPSWLRRASAPLPGLSAPGRLFDQRFGEGLLEAELAALCPAALAPYYLRAPSVALPTAQVSTDPGHFSVLLDVKHFSPEEIAVKVVGDHVEVHARHEERPDEHGYIAREFHRRYRLPPGVDPAAVTSALSPEGVLSIQAAPAPAQAPLPSPPAAAAK